GCGCGTCGATCGGCTGATCGCCTCGATGTAGCCAGGGAGTTCGCCGCCGGTGAACACGCGACGGCGGCGAAACCCGGCACCGCCGCGCACGGATGCGGGAAACCGCATTACTCTCTATCGGGTGGCGATATCCAAGGTCGAGCGGCTGATGAATCTGGTCATCGCGTTGCTGTCGACCCGGCAGTTCCTGACCGCGGAGCGGATTCGAGTCAGTGTCGCCGGCTACGAGGACTCCGCCAGCGACGAGGCGTTCAGCCGGATGTTCGAGCGGGACAAGAACGAGCTGCGCGACCTGGGCATTCCGCTGGAGGTCGGCCCGGTGAGCCGGTACTCCGGCCAGGAGGGCTACCGCATCAACCGGGACGCCTACGAGCTCCCCGATATCGATCTGACCAGCGAGGAGGCCGCGGCGGTCGCGGTGGCCGTGCAGCTGTGGGAGTCCCCGGAACTCGCCGCCGCGGCCGACGGCGCGCTGCTCAAGCTGCGGGCGGCCGGAATTCACGTCGAACCGGACGCCGCCCCCGCCTCGGTGCCCGCGGTCCCGGCCCGCACCCGCGGCTCGGAGGCCGCGCTCGGCAAGTTGCTGACCGCGGTCGACGCCGGTCGCGCCGTCCGCTTCGAGCACCGGATCTCGCACGGCGCACCGTATGTGCTGCGCGACGTGGAGCCGTGGGGTGTGGTCACCCATCACGGCCGCTGGTATCTGGTCGGATTCGATCGCGACCGCGACGATGTGCGCACCTTCCGGCTGTCCCGGATCGGGAACGAGGTCACCGCCTACGGCCCGGCCAACGCGGTACGCAAGCCGGACGGTATCGACCTGCGCGCGATCGTGGCCCAGGTGACCGTCGGGTCGCCGGTCACCGGCAGCGCCACGGTCTGGGTCGCCGACGGCCGCGGCCAGGAGATCCGCCGCCGCGGGGCGATCATGGAGGACCGCGAGATCGGCGGCCGCGCGGGCACGATCGTAGAGGTGCCGATCCGCTCGCGGGACTGGCTGGCCCGCCTGATCACCGGACTGGGCCCGGACGCGCTGGTGCTCGCCCCCGCCGACCTGCGCGCCGACGTCATCGACCGGCTGCGCTCGGTGCTGGAGCGGACGGAGGTCTCCGCGTGAGCGAGCTTGCGAGCGAACCATCGACACAGCGTGCTCCGCTCGCGGTGCTGCCGAGCGCTAGCGAGGTGGCACCGTGAGTGGCCGGTTGTCCACGCGGCTGTCCCGGCTGCTGAACATGGTGCCCTACTTTCAGGCCAATCCCGGCATCAGCGCCGCCGAGGCCGCCGCCGAACTCGGCGTCACCACCAAACAACTGATGAGCGACCTCAACCAGCTGTGGATGTGCGGCCTGCCCGGGTACGGGCCGGGCGATCTGATCGACCTGTCCTTCTCCGAGGAGAGCATCGAGGTCACCTTCTCCGCGGGCATCGACCGGCCGCTGCGGCTGACCTCCACCGAGGCGACCGCGCTGCTGGTGGCGCTGCGCTCGATCGCCGACCTGCCCGGCATGGTCGACCCGACCGCCGCGCACTCGGCCATGGCCAAGATCGAATCGGCCATCTCCGGCGACGCCGAGCGGGCCCCGGCCCCGGCGGCGCCGATCGAGGCCCCGGCGGTCACCACCGTGCGGTCGGCGCTGGCGCGCGGGCGGGCGCTGCGGCTGGTGTACTACTCGGCCAGCCGCGACGTGGTCTCCGAGCGGGTGGTCGACCCGATCCGAATCGTGCTGGTGGACAACAATTCCTATCTGCAGGCGTGGTGCCGGCAGGCCGAGGGCGTGCGCCTGTTCCGGTTCGACCGCCTCGAGGAGGCGACCGAGCTCGACGAACCGGCCCGCCCGCCCAGCCACGCCACCGACGAGTCCGCCGCCCTCGACCTGTTCTCCGACGACCCGTCGGTTCCGTTGGCGCGGTTGCGAATTCGCGGCGACTACGGTTGGGTGCTGGATCAGTACCCGATGCACCGGATGGCGGTGCACCCGGACGGCAGCGTGGAGGCGACCATGCGCTTCGCCACCCTGGACTGGATGGCGCGCCTGCTGCTGGGCTTCGGCTCGGGCGTGACCGTGCTCGGCCCGGCCGAACTGGTCACCGCGGTGCGCGAGCGGTCGAGTGCCGCGCTGGCCGCCTACGACGCGGAGGAGGTCGGTCCCGCTTGACGTTTCGCGTGACGGTGCTCGGCGCCGGGTGCATCGGCATCTTCGTGGGCGGCAAACTGGCGGCGGCGGGCGCGGATGTCACCTTCGTGGGCCGCCCGCGCCTGCTCGACGAGATCACCGCCGCCGGGCTGCGGCTGACCGACCTGGACGGCGGCGCCGACCGGGTCGCGCCGACCGCCTTCCACGTCGCGACGGACCCGGCCGACGCGGCCCCGGCCGACCTGGTGCTGGTCTGCGTGAAGTCCGGGCAGACCGCGGCCGCCGCCGCGCAGCTCGCCGCCACTGTCGCGCCCGGCACGGTGGTGCTGAGCCTGCAGAACGGCATCGGCAACGACACGGCCATCCGCGAGGTGCTGCCCACGTGCGTGGTGCTGGCGGGGATGGTGCTGTTCAATGTCGCCCACCGCGGCGACGGCTGCTTCCATCGCGGCACCGACGGCGGCCTGGCCGTGGCCGAGGATCCCGCGCTGGACCGGTTCGCACCCCTGTTCGCGCGGGCCGGGCTGGACCTGCAGCGGGTGGCGGACCTGCGGCCGGTGCAGTGGGCCAAGCTGCTGATCAACCTGAACAACCCGGTCAACGCGCTGTCGGGCCGGTCGCTGCGCGAGGAACTGGCCGACCGGGACTATCGGCGCTGCTGGGCGCTGGCCCAGTCCGAGGCGCTGGCGGTCATGCGGCGCGCCCGCATCCGGCCCGCCCGGCTCACCGTGCTGCCGCCCGCGCTGCTGATCCGGATGCTGACCCTGCCCGACCCCCTGTTCGCCCGGATCGCCGCGCGGGTCCTGGCGGTCGATCCGATGGCGCGCAGCTCCATGGCCGACGATCTGGCGCTCGGCCGCAAGACCGAAATCGCCTGGCTGTGCGGCGAAATCGTGGAGCTGGGCCGGATGCTCGGGGCGGCGACCCCGGTCAATGCCCGGCTGGTGGCATTGGTCACCGCCGCCGAGCAGGGCGACCCCCGGCGGTGGTCGGGTCCGGAGCTGCTGGCACAGTTGCGATCGGCGAAAAGTGGTGCGGCTGAACATCCGGCGAACGAGCGTTGACGAGCGCGGTCGCGTTTTCCGGGTCCGGTAGCATCGGACATACCACAGTCTTTGGAGGTTATCGATGGGTACATTCGGCCCGACGCACTGGCTCATCATTGCGTTGCTGGTCCTGGTGCTGTTCGGCGCCAAGCGGCTGCCGGACGCCGCGCGGGGTCTCGGCCGGTCGCTGCGCATCTTCAAGAGCGAGATGAGCGAGATGCACACCGAGGGCTCCCCGAGCGCGCCCGCCGCACAGGCACCGGCCCCCACCCAGGAGCTGTCCGCCGGTCAGCAGGTCACGCCGGCCCCGCAGGCGAATCCGGATCTGCACAAGGCGTAGCCGTTCGCCGCTCCCGGGATGAGGTTCTCGTCCCGGGCGTTGTCGTGTCCAGGTCCAGATTCCGCGCTCGGCGATCAGCGAGGCAGTCACATCCATGCGCATCCCCTTCGACCCCCGGCGCAGCCGGCGCAGGACGAATCCCGACGGCACCATGTCGTTGGTCGAGCACCTGCA
The Nocardia terpenica genome window above contains:
- the tatA gene encoding Sec-independent protein translocase subunit TatA, which produces MGTFGPTHWLIIALLVLVLFGAKRLPDAARGLGRSLRIFKSEMSEMHTEGSPSAPAAQAPAPTQELSAGQQVTPAPQANPDLHKA
- a CDS encoding helix-turn-helix transcriptional regulator, coding for MAISKVERLMNLVIALLSTRQFLTAERIRVSVAGYEDSASDEAFSRMFERDKNELRDLGIPLEVGPVSRYSGQEGYRINRDAYELPDIDLTSEEAAAVAVAVQLWESPELAAAADGALLKLRAAGIHVEPDAAPASVPAVPARTRGSEAALGKLLTAVDAGRAVRFEHRISHGAPYVLRDVEPWGVVTHHGRWYLVGFDRDRDDVRTFRLSRIGNEVTAYGPANAVRKPDGIDLRAIVAQVTVGSPVTGSATVWVADGRGQEIRRRGAIMEDREIGGRAGTIVEVPIRSRDWLARLITGLGPDALVLAPADLRADVIDRLRSVLERTEVSA
- a CDS encoding helix-turn-helix transcriptional regulator; translated protein: MSGRLSTRLSRLLNMVPYFQANPGISAAEAAAELGVTTKQLMSDLNQLWMCGLPGYGPGDLIDLSFSEESIEVTFSAGIDRPLRLTSTEATALLVALRSIADLPGMVDPTAAHSAMAKIESAISGDAERAPAPAAPIEAPAVTTVRSALARGRALRLVYYSASRDVVSERVVDPIRIVLVDNNSYLQAWCRQAEGVRLFRFDRLEEATELDEPARPPSHATDESAALDLFSDDPSVPLARLRIRGDYGWVLDQYPMHRMAVHPDGSVEATMRFATLDWMARLLLGFGSGVTVLGPAELVTAVRERSSAALAAYDAEEVGPA
- a CDS encoding 2-dehydropantoate 2-reductase encodes the protein MTFRVTVLGAGCIGIFVGGKLAAAGADVTFVGRPRLLDEITAAGLRLTDLDGGADRVAPTAFHVATDPADAAPADLVLVCVKSGQTAAAAAQLAATVAPGTVVLSLQNGIGNDTAIREVLPTCVVLAGMVLFNVAHRGDGCFHRGTDGGLAVAEDPALDRFAPLFARAGLDLQRVADLRPVQWAKLLINLNNPVNALSGRSLREELADRDYRRCWALAQSEALAVMRRARIRPARLTVLPPALLIRMLTLPDPLFARIAARVLAVDPMARSSMADDLALGRKTEIAWLCGEIVELGRMLGAATPVNARLVALVTAAEQGDPRRWSGPELLAQLRSAKSGAAEHPANER